In Xiphophorus couchianus chromosome 24, X_couchianus-1.0, whole genome shotgun sequence, a single genomic region encodes these proteins:
- the LOC114141003 gene encoding male-specific lethal 3 homolog isoform X1 — translation MNSRGIKYQFHKGERVLCFEPDPTKAKVLYDAKVLDVLIGTDEHGRRVPKYLIHFSGWSRSWDRWAAEDHVLRDTEENRKLQRKLARKALGRMKRKGWTKRRHRQSGNKSSLKILPKEEDSDDACLISTSDSSEGDDSEPDSSNSGDSTFSEDVNKMRVEPEVNVKRECEEKVVHVDISIPDVLKKKLEDDCFYINKRKKLVMVPCQTNVVHILESYVKHFTINKAFMANERYRRQQNTTQSSSPQTIPPERSEELCKEMVDGLRITFDFTLPMILLYPCEQAQFKKVTSSRLLLTVNETSPSSSNAQRERSPSPPAHNPPTPQSTDSQPALSDTSAATPTAPAPTPKRRRHPDMDCISYQSSQSQSLRRSTRNTSGGDRPTEGSSGGGGSATASPQLKRRLIDTSAQPKFFLNLEKKTPVHSGSSSPLPLTPSKERSGLFCGLESRRNNELNEVLSWKLTPDNYPLNDQPPPPSYLYGSQHLLRLFVKLPEILGKMQIPERNLRALIKHLELFLRFLAEFHEDFFPESAYVSALEAHYNMKQPRPVY, via the exons GTACAGATGAACATGGGAGACGAGTCCCAAAGTACCTGATTCACTTCAGCGGTTGGAGCAGAAG CTGGGATCGTTGGGCTGCCGAGGATCATGTCCTAAGGGACACGGAGGAAAACCGCAAATTGCAACGTAAGCTGGCTCGCAAAGCTCTGGGGCGCAT GAAGAGAAAGGGATGGACGAAGCGGCGACATCGTCAGTCTGGTAACAAATCTTCTCTGAAGATTCTCCCAAAGGAGGAGGACAGCGATGATGCAT GTTTGATTTCGACCTCAGACAGCAGCGAAGGGGACGACTCGGAGCCTGACTCTTCGAACAGCGGCGACAGCACCTTCTCGGAAGACGTCAACAAAATG CGGGTCGAGCCGGAAGTTAACGTGAAGCGAGAATGCGAGGAGAAGGTGGTCCACGTGGACATCAGCATCCCCGATGTTCTAAAGAAGAAACTGGAAGACGACTGCTTTTACATCAACAAGAGGAAGAAG CTTGTTATGGTCCCCTGTCAGACCAACGTGGTTCACATCCTGGAGTCCTACGTGAAGCACTTTACGATCAACAAGGCCTTCATGGCCAACGAGCGGTACCGGCGGCAACAGAACACCACGCAGAGCAGCAGCCCACAGACAATTCCCCCGGAGAGGAG cgAGGAACTTTGTAAGGAAATGGTCGACGGGTTGAGGATCACTTTTGACTTCACCTTACCCATGATCCTGCTGTACCCATGCGAACAAGCTCAGTTTAAGAAAGTCACCTCCTCCAGGCTGCTCCTCACGGTCAACGAAACCTCGCCCAGCTCCAGCAA cGCCCAACGAGAACGTAGCCCAAGCCCACCGGCTCACAACCCCCCCACGCCTCAATCCACGGACAGTCAGCCGGCGTTGAGTGACACCTCCGCCGCCACGCCCACGGCTCCGGCCCCCACGCCGAAGCGCCGCCGCCACCCCGACATGGACTGCATCTCCTACCAGTCCTCCCAGTCCCAGTCCCTCAGGCGCTCCACCAGGAACACGTCTGGTGGAGATCGGCCCACCGAGGGAAGCAGCGGAG GTGGAGGGAGCGCTACGGCTTCTCCGCAGCTCAAACGACGTCTGATCGACACGTCAGCGCAACCCAAGTTCTTCCTCAACCTGGAAAAAA AAACCCCGGTCCACAGTGGCTCATCATCTCCGTTGCCGTTGACGCCAAGCAAAGAAAGGAGCGGACTTTTCTGCGGCTTAGAGAGCCGCAGAAACAATGAGCTCAATGAG GTTCTGAGCTGGAAGCTAACTCCTGATAACTACCCCCTCAACGACCAGCCTCCTCCACCCTCCTACCTCTACGGATCCCAGCACCTCCTGCGGCTTTTCG TGAAGCTACCGGAGATCCTGGGGAAAATGCAGATCCCTGAACGGAACCTCAGAGCCCTGATCAAACATCTGGAACTCTTCCTCAG GTTTCTGGCTGAGTTCCATGaggatttttttccagagtCTGCATACGTGTCGGCGTTGGAGGCCCACTACAACATGAAACAACCGAGGCCGGTTTATTAA
- the LOC114141003 gene encoding male-specific lethal 3 homolog isoform X2, translating into MRVEPEVNVKRECEEKVVHVDISIPDVLKKKLEDDCFYINKRKKLVMVPCQTNVVHILESYVKHFTINKAFMANERYRRQQNTTQSSSPQTIPPERSEELCKEMVDGLRITFDFTLPMILLYPCEQAQFKKVTSSRLLLTVNETSPSSSNAQRERSPSPPAHNPPTPQSTDSQPALSDTSAATPTAPAPTPKRRRHPDMDCISYQSSQSQSLRRSTRNTSGGDRPTEGSSGGGGSATASPQLKRRLIDTSAQPKFFLNLEKKTPVHSGSSSPLPLTPSKERSGLFCGLESRRNNELNEVLSWKLTPDNYPLNDQPPPPSYLYGSQHLLRLFVKLPEILGKMQIPERNLRALIKHLELFLRFLAEFHEDFFPESAYVSALEAHYNMKQPRPVY; encoded by the exons ATG CGGGTCGAGCCGGAAGTTAACGTGAAGCGAGAATGCGAGGAGAAGGTGGTCCACGTGGACATCAGCATCCCCGATGTTCTAAAGAAGAAACTGGAAGACGACTGCTTTTACATCAACAAGAGGAAGAAG CTTGTTATGGTCCCCTGTCAGACCAACGTGGTTCACATCCTGGAGTCCTACGTGAAGCACTTTACGATCAACAAGGCCTTCATGGCCAACGAGCGGTACCGGCGGCAACAGAACACCACGCAGAGCAGCAGCCCACAGACAATTCCCCCGGAGAGGAG cgAGGAACTTTGTAAGGAAATGGTCGACGGGTTGAGGATCACTTTTGACTTCACCTTACCCATGATCCTGCTGTACCCATGCGAACAAGCTCAGTTTAAGAAAGTCACCTCCTCCAGGCTGCTCCTCACGGTCAACGAAACCTCGCCCAGCTCCAGCAA cGCCCAACGAGAACGTAGCCCAAGCCCACCGGCTCACAACCCCCCCACGCCTCAATCCACGGACAGTCAGCCGGCGTTGAGTGACACCTCCGCCGCCACGCCCACGGCTCCGGCCCCCACGCCGAAGCGCCGCCGCCACCCCGACATGGACTGCATCTCCTACCAGTCCTCCCAGTCCCAGTCCCTCAGGCGCTCCACCAGGAACACGTCTGGTGGAGATCGGCCCACCGAGGGAAGCAGCGGAG GTGGAGGGAGCGCTACGGCTTCTCCGCAGCTCAAACGACGTCTGATCGACACGTCAGCGCAACCCAAGTTCTTCCTCAACCTGGAAAAAA AAACCCCGGTCCACAGTGGCTCATCATCTCCGTTGCCGTTGACGCCAAGCAAAGAAAGGAGCGGACTTTTCTGCGGCTTAGAGAGCCGCAGAAACAATGAGCTCAATGAG GTTCTGAGCTGGAAGCTAACTCCTGATAACTACCCCCTCAACGACCAGCCTCCTCCACCCTCCTACCTCTACGGATCCCAGCACCTCCTGCGGCTTTTCG TGAAGCTACCGGAGATCCTGGGGAAAATGCAGATCCCTGAACGGAACCTCAGAGCCCTGATCAAACATCTGGAACTCTTCCTCAG GTTTCTGGCTGAGTTCCATGaggatttttttccagagtCTGCATACGTGTCGGCGTTGGAGGCCCACTACAACATGAAACAACCGAGGCCGGTTTATTAA